From one Rosa rugosa chromosome 4, drRosRugo1.1, whole genome shotgun sequence genomic stretch:
- the LOC133743844 gene encoding uncharacterized protein LOC133743844, whose translation MFTKCLGIVVCVYLSSSLVHKLVMLHLVLNEVFDTHKKLKELYNILKKKVLSDIPKKLRQIFHILKKKVLSDIPKRLRETLDFLKRKWKGQDNCDVEEQAAAKEKEAEERETQKEAAANKESAEKEATATKEAAAAAANEEDKKPADVTLYELYFALVGRLADVLSPPWGEQGGKWWLFWTMLTEAMAHSFQFDLLVFKAFVGGYVVLSLI comes from the coding sequence ATGTTCACGAAATGTCTTGGTATTGTTGTTTGTGTTTATCTCAGCTCTAGCCTAGTTCACAAGCTCGTCATGTTGCACCTAGTGCTCAATGAAGTCTTTGACACCCACAAGAAGCTTAAGGAATTATATAACATCCTTAAGAAGAAGGTGCTGAGTGACATCCCGAAGAAGCTGAGACAAATATTTCACATACTCAAGAAGAAGGTGCTGAGTGACATCCCGAAGAGGCTGAGAGAAACCCTTGACTTCCTCAAGAGGAAGTGGAAGGGCCAAGATAACTGTGATGTTGAGGAGCAGGCTGCTGCCAAAGAAAAGGAAGCTGAGGAGAGGGAGACACAGAAGGAGGCAGCCGCAAATAAAGAGTCTGCAGAGAAAGAAGCAACAGCAACAAAAgaggcagcagcagcagcagctaatGAGGAGGACAAAAAACCTGCTGACGTGACATTGTATGAGCTGTACTTTGCGTTGGTTGGGCGGCTTGCTGATGTCTTATCACCTCCTTGGGGTGAACAAGGAGGAAAGTGGTGGCTATTTTGGACTATGCTAACTGAAGCTATGGCTCACAGCTTCCAGTTCGACTTGCTAGTGTTTAAAGCTTTTGTTGGAGGCTATGTAGTCCTTAGTCTCATATAG